In a single window of the Arachis hypogaea cultivar Tifrunner chromosome 6, arahy.Tifrunner.gnm2.J5K5, whole genome shotgun sequence genome:
- the LOC140173723 gene encoding uncharacterized protein, with protein MVESERLLYLRLKQPNLWLGKFKQLHECMVRGETNAINTGQRIILPKSFTGGSRYMFNNCKDAFVICKYARYPSYFITMTCDPEWNEIKREVTPQGLHAEDRSDILCRIFKLKVDKLIRALKKGTFFGKIIGYCLTIEFQKRCLPHIHLLLFMHPESKQQTVDDIDKVIKKEIPDKRENPKLYAAVEKYMVHGPCGHLNSKS; from the exons ATGGTTGAGTCAGAACGGCTTTTATACTTGCGATTGAAACAACCAAACTTGTGGCTAGGCAAGTTCAAGCAATTGCATGAGTGTATGGTTCGTGGTGAAACTAATGCCATTAACACCGGTCAAAGAATTATTCTCCCAAAAAGCTTTACCGGTGGTTCAAGGTACATGTTCAATAATTGCAAAGATGCTTTTGTAATATGTAAATATGCTAGATATCCAAGTTATTTTATCACTATGACATGTGATCCAGAATGGAATGAAATAAAAAGAGAGGTAACACCCCAAGGACTCCATGCAGAAGATAGGTCAGACATCTTATGTAGAATATTTAAGTTGAAGGTTGATAAATTAATTAGGGCATTGAAGAAAGGAACATTCTTTGGAAAAATTATTGGAT ATTGTCTAACCATAGAGTTTCAGAAGAGATGTTTACCTCACATCCATCTTCTTTTATTCATGCATCCAGAATCAAAGCAACAAACTGTTGACGACATAGATAAGGTTATTAAGAAAGAGATTCCAGATAAGAGGGAAAATCCAAAATTGTATGCTGCTGTTGAGAAATATATGGTTCATGGTCCATGCGGTCATTTAAATAGTAAGAGCTAA